Proteins encoded by one window of Methylovirgula ligni:
- a CDS encoding DUF2937 family protein yields the protein MIIGRFALFFAFIFGLAATQAPEFWQQYKQRLGGAIDELAAIVTQFDTDATAQHLTQAQAIARLESDPDPLAQGRGVEIQHLIDRLAKLRHAAAAFDAPNVGAKWVALAETFDPQIAERAYEAYEPAIPTTPDGFISGIIGFVIGGGLVHLIGLPIRHRKKLFRRRNAPVEA from the coding sequence ATGATCATCGGCCGCTTTGCCCTGTTCTTCGCCTTTATTTTCGGCCTGGCCGCGACGCAGGCGCCGGAATTCTGGCAGCAATACAAGCAGCGGCTTGGCGGCGCCATCGACGAGCTTGCCGCCATCGTCACCCAGTTCGACACGGACGCCACCGCCCAGCACCTGACGCAGGCGCAGGCCATCGCCCGCCTCGAATCCGACCCCGACCCGCTGGCACAAGGGCGCGGCGTCGAGATCCAGCATCTTATCGACCGGCTGGCGAAGCTGCGCCATGCCGCCGCCGCCTTCGACGCACCGAATGTCGGCGCCAAATGGGTCGCGCTCGCCGAAACCTTCGATCCGCAAATCGCCGAGCGCGCCTACGAAGCTTATGAGCCGGCCATTCCGACGACGCCGGATGGCTTCATCTCCGGCATTATTGGCTTTGTCATCGGCGGCGGATTGGTGCATCTCATCGGCCTGCCGATCCGCCATCGCAAGAAACTCTTTCGCCGCCGCAATGCCCCCGTCGAAGCCTGA
- a CDS encoding WD40 repeat domain-containing protein, giving the protein MAETATSLTERVTPLAADAHVTAAAFLGPVAVLALGDGTALWHGAGGDTRIPLHEDGAILVAALAGKRLLTGGDDGRIVALAADGTREEIHSEKGKWIDALAGRDDGALAWSSGKQVFARDAHGALKNFTALSSVRGLAFAPKGYRLAIAHYNGATLWFPNVAAAPEVLSWKGAHLDTAFSPDGRFLVTSMQENALHGWRLADKRDMRMSGYPAKTRSLSWSSDGHWLATSGAEACIVWPFKDKDGPMGKQPRECGVRRAKVSRVACHPKALVVAIGYEDGWVLLCRMTDGAEILVRRTEAGTQDPVTALAWDETGRHLLFGTGEGAAGLLEMPA; this is encoded by the coding sequence ATGGCCGAGACGGCAACCTCCCTTACCGAGCGCGTGACGCCGCTCGCCGCCGACGCGCATGTCACCGCGGCGGCCTTTCTCGGGCCGGTCGCGGTGCTGGCGCTCGGCGACGGCACGGCCCTGTGGCATGGCGCGGGCGGCGATACGCGCATCCCGCTGCATGAAGACGGCGCTATTCTCGTCGCGGCGCTCGCCGGCAAAAGGCTTCTCACCGGCGGTGACGACGGCCGCATCGTCGCACTCGCCGCCGATGGCACACGGGAAGAAATTCATTCCGAAAAGGGCAAGTGGATCGACGCGCTCGCCGGGCGCGACGACGGCGCACTCGCCTGGTCCTCCGGCAAGCAGGTCTTCGCCCGCGATGCGCACGGCGCGCTGAAGAATTTCACCGCGCTGTCTTCCGTACGCGGCCTTGCCTTCGCGCCCAAGGGCTACCGGCTTGCAATCGCCCATTACAATGGCGCGACGCTCTGGTTTCCCAACGTCGCGGCGGCGCCCGAAGTCCTCAGCTGGAAGGGCGCGCATCTCGACACGGCGTTCTCGCCGGACGGGCGTTTTCTCGTCACTTCGATGCAGGAGAATGCGCTGCACGGCTGGCGGCTCGCCGACAAACGCGACATGCGCATGTCGGGCTACCCGGCGAAGACCCGTTCCCTCTCCTGGTCCAGCGACGGCCATTGGCTGGCGACGTCCGGCGCCGAGGCCTGCATCGTCTGGCCGTTCAAGGACAAGGACGGACCAATGGGCAAACAGCCGCGTGAATGCGGCGTGCGGCGTGCGAAAGTCTCGCGCGTCGCCTGCCACCCGAAGGCGCTGGTCGTCGCGATCGGCTACGAGGACGGCTGGGTTCTCCTCTGCCGCATGACCGATGGCGCCGAAATTCTGGTGCGCCGGACGGAGGCAGGAACGCAAGACCCGGTCACCGCGCTCGCCTGGGACGAGACCGGACGCCATCTCCTCTTCGGCACCGGCGAAGGTGCGGCCGGCCTGCTCGAAATGCCGGCCTGA
- a CDS encoding CobW family GTP-binding protein, which translates to MAEKIPVTVLTGYLGAGKTTLLNRILSEPHGKKFAVIVNEFGEIGIDNDLVVGADEEIFEMNNGCICCTVRGDLIRIIEGLMKRKGKFDAIIVETTGLADPAPVAQTFFVDADVQEAARLDAVVTVADAKWLSERLKDAPEAKNQIAFADVILLNKSDTVSKDELAEVEARIRAINPYAKLHRTVNCAVPLDAVLGRNAFDLDRILEIEPSFLETEDEDDHHHHGHDHHHGHDHDHEHHEHEHHAHDHDHANHESHEHKHGLKHYHDEEMQSVALSLDGDVDPEKFLPWLNDYIQKEGPSILRSKGILAFKNEPKRFVFQGVHMMLDGDVQREWRPDEKRTSRVVFIGRHLKEDEIRQGFLACAA; encoded by the coding sequence ATGGCCGAAAAAATTCCCGTCACCGTGCTCACCGGCTATCTCGGCGCCGGCAAGACGACGCTGCTCAACCGCATCCTGAGCGAGCCGCACGGCAAGAAATTCGCCGTCATCGTCAATGAATTCGGGGAGATCGGCATCGACAACGACCTCGTCGTCGGCGCCGACGAGGAAATCTTCGAGATGAACAATGGCTGCATCTGCTGCACGGTGCGCGGCGATCTGATCCGCATCATCGAGGGGCTGATGAAGCGCAAGGGCAAGTTCGACGCCATCATCGTCGAGACGACCGGCCTCGCCGATCCCGCCCCCGTGGCACAGACCTTCTTCGTCGATGCCGATGTGCAGGAGGCAGCGCGTCTCGATGCCGTCGTCACCGTCGCCGACGCCAAATGGCTGTCCGAGCGTCTGAAGGACGCGCCGGAGGCCAAGAACCAGATCGCCTTCGCCGATGTCATCCTGCTCAACAAATCCGATACCGTGAGCAAGGACGAACTGGCCGAGGTGGAGGCGCGCATCCGCGCTATCAACCCCTATGCCAAACTGCACCGGACGGTGAACTGCGCCGTGCCGCTCGACGCCGTGCTCGGCCGCAACGCCTTCGATCTCGACCGCATCCTCGAAATCGAGCCGTCCTTCCTCGAAACCGAGGACGAGGACGACCATCACCATCACGGCCACGATCATCATCACGGTCACGACCATGATCATGAACATCATGAGCATGAGCACCACGCCCACGATCATGACCACGCGAACCACGAGAGCCATGAGCACAAGCACGGCCTCAAGCATTATCACGACGAGGAGATGCAATCGGTCGCCTTGTCCCTCGACGGCGATGTCGATCCCGAGAAATTCCTGCCCTGGCTCAACGATTACATCCAGAAGGAAGGGCCTTCGATCCTGCGTTCCAAAGGCATCCTCGCCTTCAAGAACGAACCCAAGCGCTTCGTCTTTCAGGGCGTGCATATGATGCTCGATGGCGACGTGCAGCGCGAATGGCGGCCGGACGAAAAGCGAACAAGCCGCGTCGTCTTCATCGGCCGGCATTTGAAGGAAGACGAAATCCGTCAGGGCTTTCTGGCCTGCGCCGCATAA
- a CDS encoding metal ABC transporter permease, which produces MFEYDFMRNAFAAATVVAIVSGIVGYFLVLRGQTFAGHALAHVGFTGATGAVLIGASPLWGLVTMTVVAGVLMGFMGERLAQRDVAIGLVLAFALALGLLFLHFFTSFATHATALLFGNVLAVDPGTVVILLGLGAVCLGTLAVISRPLLFASLQPELAEAKGVSLQLYGVIFLAIVALATAECAQIVGVLLVFALMVGPAAAAQKLVNGVAAGVLLSAGLALVEAWGGITLAYYTDWPTSFWITALSTLIYLLATAPSQIRAWQTA; this is translated from the coding sequence ATGTTTGAATATGATTTCATGCGCAACGCCTTCGCCGCCGCGACCGTCGTCGCCATCGTTTCCGGCATCGTCGGCTATTTTCTCGTGCTGCGCGGGCAGACCTTCGCCGGCCATGCGCTCGCCCATGTCGGCTTCACCGGGGCGACGGGCGCCGTCCTCATCGGCGCGTCTCCCCTCTGGGGTCTCGTCACGATGACAGTGGTCGCCGGTGTTCTGATGGGATTTATGGGCGAACGGCTGGCGCAGCGGGATGTCGCGATCGGCCTTGTGCTCGCCTTCGCGCTGGCGCTCGGCCTTCTCTTCCTGCACTTTTTCACCAGTTTCGCGACCCATGCGACGGCGCTGCTCTTCGGCAACGTGCTCGCGGTCGATCCGGGGACGGTCGTCATCCTGCTCGGGCTCGGCGCCGTCTGCCTCGGTACGCTCGCGGTCATCTCGCGGCCGCTGCTGTTCGCCAGTCTCCAACCCGAACTCGCGGAGGCCAAGGGCGTCTCGCTGCAACTTTATGGCGTGATCTTCCTCGCCATCGTCGCTTTGGCGACGGCCGAATGCGCTCAGATCGTCGGCGTCCTGCTGGTCTTCGCCCTGATGGTCGGACCGGCGGCGGCGGCCCAAAAGCTGGTCAACGGCGTCGCTGCCGGCGTCCTGCTCTCGGCGGGACTGGCGCTTGTGGAAGCCTGGGGCGGGATCACCCTCGCCTATTATACCGATTGGCCGACGAGCTTCTGGATAACCGCGCTCAGCACGCTTATCTATCTCCTCGCCACGGCGCCTAGCCAGATCCGCGCCTGGCAGACGGCCTGA
- a CDS encoding metal ABC transporter ATP-binding protein has protein sequence MNAIELRDVTLALGGRTILANISLDIPAGQFIGVLGPNGSGKTTLMRAILGLLAPKSGTLRVLGEPATRGNPKIGYRPQTAGNMTTLQISGWDFVASVADGYRLGLPILSPAARAEVQQALARVGAEKLAPRPLGELSGGERQRLLLAQALIGDPKLLLLDEPLISLDPRRQGEVVELVKKLQHEFAITVLFSAHELNPLLNAIDQVLYLGSGQAALGPVAEVITPPVLSKLYGSPIDVIQVQGRIFVMSGSHDVEADAHRHEHGHAHGHSHDDHTHAHAREESSHV, from the coding sequence ATGAACGCCATCGAGCTGCGCGATGTGACCCTGGCCCTCGGCGGGCGCACCATCCTGGCGAACATCAGCCTGGACATTCCCGCCGGCCAATTCATCGGCGTTCTGGGGCCGAATGGTTCCGGCAAGACCACATTGATGCGGGCCATCCTTGGCCTGCTGGCGCCAAAGTCGGGCACGCTACGCGTGCTCGGCGAGCCGGCGACGCGCGGCAATCCGAAAATCGGCTATCGCCCGCAGACGGCGGGTAATATGACGACGCTACAGATCAGCGGCTGGGATTTCGTCGCCAGCGTCGCCGATGGCTATCGCCTCGGCCTGCCGATCCTGAGCCCCGCCGCCCGCGCCGAGGTGCAGCAAGCGCTCGCGCGTGTCGGCGCTGAAAAGCTTGCCCCGCGGCCGCTCGGTGAACTCTCCGGCGGCGAGCGCCAGCGCCTGCTGCTGGCGCAGGCACTCATCGGCGACCCCAAATTGCTGCTTCTCGACGAGCCGTTGATCAGCCTCGACCCCCGCCGTCAGGGGGAAGTCGTTGAATTGGTGAAGAAACTGCAGCACGAGTTCGCCATTACCGTTCTGTTCAGCGCACATGAATTGAATCCGCTGCTCAATGCCATCGATCAGGTGCTCTATCTCGGCAGCGGCCAAGCGGCGCTCGGCCCAGTCGCGGAGGTGATTACGCCGCCGGTCCTCTCCAAGCTCTATGGCTCGCCCATCGACGTCATCCAGGTGCAGGGCCGCATTTTCGTGATGTCCGGCAGCCACGATGTCGAGGCCGACGCGCATCGGCATGAACATGGCCATGCGCACGGCCACTCCCATGACGATCATACCCATGCACACGCGCGCGAAGAGTCGTCGCATGTTTGA
- a CDS encoding metal ABC transporter solute-binding protein, Zn/Mn family, whose product MSFPRAITAHRRKLSFLLAVAGLALTSALAQAAPVPVVAAENFYGNVAKQIGGGDVAVTSILSNPDEDPHLFEASPSVARAISGAKIVIASGADYDPWVQKLLAAAKSPDRKVIVVADLAGKKSGDNPHIWYDIDTVTAFAKAFTADLGAIDPAHKADYTARLAQFEDSLKPIRAKIAELHARLAGRAVTATEPVFGYMLDALGLTSRNQGFQIAVMNNTEPSASDVAGFEDDLKNHKVVLLVYNSQASDPIAERMEKLAKQSGVPVIGATETEPLGVAYQQWMSNELDAVDHALAK is encoded by the coding sequence ATGTCGTTCCCCCGCGCGATCACGGCGCATCGCAGAAAGCTCTCGTTCCTTCTCGCAGTCGCCGGCCTGGCGCTGACATCGGCGCTGGCGCAGGCCGCGCCGGTTCCGGTCGTCGCCGCGGAAAATTTCTACGGCAATGTCGCCAAGCAGATCGGCGGCGGCGATGTGGCCGTCACGAGCATCCTCAGCAATCCCGACGAGGACCCGCATCTTTTCGAGGCGAGCCCTTCGGTCGCACGCGCCATCTCCGGGGCGAAAATCGTTATCGCCAGCGGCGCCGATTACGACCCCTGGGTGCAGAAACTGCTCGCCGCCGCCAAGAGCCCCGACCGCAAGGTGATCGTCGTGGCCGACCTCGCGGGCAAGAAGTCCGGCGATAACCCGCATATCTGGTACGACATCGATACCGTCACCGCCTTCGCCAAGGCGTTCACCGCCGATCTCGGCGCGATCGACCCGGCGCATAAGGCCGATTACACCGCCCGTCTGGCGCAATTCGAGGACTCGCTGAAGCCGATCCGCGCCAAAATCGCTGAACTGCATGCCCGTCTCGCTGGCCGCGCTGTCACCGCGACAGAACCCGTCTTCGGCTACATGCTCGACGCGCTCGGGCTGACGAGCCGCAACCAGGGCTTCCAGATCGCGGTCATGAACAATACCGAGCCGAGCGCCTCGGATGTCGCGGGCTTCGAGGACGATCTGAAAAACCACAAAGTTGTCTTGTTAGTATATAACAGTCAGGCATCGGACCCGATCGCCGAGCGGATGGAGAAACTGGCGAAGCAATCGGGCGTGCCTGTCATCGGCGCGACCGAGACCGAACCGCTCGGCGTCGCCTATCAGCAATGGATGTCGAACGAGCTCGATGCGGTCGATCACGCTCTGGCAAAGTAG
- a CDS encoding SCO family protein — MSRRLLLPFAILLIGFAGVGIGTFMTISKQAGAPVASIGGPFRLQSSNGGELTDADFKGRPFLVFFGYTHCPDICPTELFQLSQMLKAAGTDKPLKVLFITVDPERDTAPVLKQYLASFDSRIVGLTGTPAQIDAVEKEYRVYARKAPSADGKGYAMDHTAIIYLMDKQGQFVSAFDVERPPLVAAEELETYL, encoded by the coding sequence ATGTCACGCCGCCTTCTGCTCCCCTTCGCGATCCTTCTCATCGGCTTTGCCGGCGTCGGGATCGGCACGTTCATGACGATTTCGAAGCAGGCGGGGGCACCCGTCGCCTCCATCGGCGGCCCGTTCCGGCTTCAATCGTCAAACGGCGGCGAGCTGACCGACGCCGATTTCAAGGGCCGTCCCTTTCTGGTCTTCTTCGGCTATACGCATTGTCCGGACATCTGCCCGACCGAGCTTTTTCAGCTGTCGCAGATGCTGAAGGCGGCGGGGACGGACAAGCCGCTCAAGGTTCTGTTCATCACCGTCGATCCGGAGCGCGACACCGCGCCGGTGCTCAAGCAATATCTGGCGAGTTTCGATTCGCGCATCGTTGGCCTCACGGGCACGCCGGCGCAGATCGATGCCGTCGAGAAGGAATATCGCGTCTATGCCCGCAAGGCGCCGTCGGCGGACGGCAAAGGCTACGCGATGGATCACACCGCGATCATCTATCTGATGGACAAACAGGGCCAGTTCGTTTCGGCCTTCGATGTCGAGCGCCCGCCATTGGTCGCGGCGGAGGAACTCGAGACCTATCTTTGA
- a CDS encoding transporter substrate-binding domain-containing protein — MLTLVLAAPGAAWAQTSQPVTVPNYFDPQNRLEKPDLGAIHTLRFLTEDDYPPFHFALSDGTLTGFDIDLARAICEELKIACTIQARRFDLLTDALNNGEGDALIASLRIDAASRARFDFTAPYYTTPARFVARKDATFKATPEGLAGKKIGVIGETAHEAFLKAFFPQIHRQTFANRGELYAALQGGQIDAFFDDAITSSFWLAGTAAANCCAFRGGPYTDSNYFGEGVGIAVKKGNDDLRRALDYALVELARRGVYTDIYLKYFPIGFY; from the coding sequence ATGCTTACGCTTGTCCTGGCCGCGCCGGGGGCGGCATGGGCGCAAACGAGCCAGCCGGTGACGGTGCCGAATTATTTCGATCCGCAAAACCGGCTGGAGAAACCCGATCTCGGCGCAATCCATACGCTGCGGTTTTTGACCGAGGACGATTATCCGCCGTTCCACTTCGCTCTGTCGGATGGGACGCTCACCGGCTTCGACATCGACCTTGCGCGCGCGATCTGTGAGGAATTGAAAATCGCCTGCACCATTCAGGCGCGCCGGTTCGATCTCCTTACCGACGCCTTGAATAACGGCGAGGGCGATGCGCTGATCGCCTCATTGCGGATCGACGCCGCAAGCCGCGCACGTTTCGATTTCACCGCGCCCTATTACACGACCCCGGCGCGCTTCGTCGCGCGCAAGGACGCGACCTTCAAAGCGACGCCGGAGGGTCTGGCGGGCAAGAAGATCGGCGTCATCGGCGAAACGGCGCACGAGGCCTTTCTCAAAGCTTTCTTTCCGCAGATTCATCGGCAGACCTTCGCCAACCGCGGCGAGCTTTATGCCGCTCTGCAGGGCGGCCAGATCGATGCCTTTTTCGACGATGCCATCACCTCGAGCTTCTGGCTCGCGGGAACGGCGGCAGCCAATTGCTGCGCCTTCCGCGGCGGTCCCTATACCGACAGCAATTATTTCGGCGAGGGCGTCGGTATTGCGGTGAAGAAGGGCAACGACGACCTGCGCCGCGCGCTCGACTACGCGCTGGTGGAGCTCGCCCGGCGCGGCGTCTATACCGACATCTATCTCAAATATTTTCCGATCGGCTTTTATTAG
- a CDS encoding glycosyltransferase: MRSEPWFEQTRERGLAPASTQRKLAILRAPGAAPKSDQPSSLPSAISPARGARRWPGEIGFLVHYDVPPACLAIATEKARELGVTADRVLIAKGLVSETHFYRCLARHLRVGFVEGDIALAANVNYRAAIRAGVTPLARGHGADLLAAPRGRAIIALIAAARQTNRVKNLAITTPTHLSNLARAAARVEIANAASLTLQTLDASLCARDGMTKPQLLALTAAACLAAFFAPLAPVETATICTALASFVFLAILWLRLSICAASLAAAAPQASPLADADLPLYSLVVALHREARIVPQLLAAIEALAYPRTKLDVKFVLEDGDDATLAALRRAPPYSEIIIVPAGLPRTKPRALNAALPLVRGELVAVYDAEDIPDPQQLRRAAARFAVAPSRLACLQARLAIDNTGDGWLAHGLMAQTPEGRSHVTLA, from the coding sequence TTGCGTTCGGAGCCGTGGTTCGAGCAGACGCGCGAGCGCGGCCTTGCCCCCGCCAGTACGCAGCGCAAGCTGGCGATATTGCGAGCGCCAGGCGCGGCCCCAAAATCCGATCAGCCATCATCCCTTCCGTCCGCCATCTCGCCTGCGCGCGGCGCCCGGCGTTGGCCGGGCGAGATCGGCTTTCTCGTCCACTATGACGTCCCGCCCGCATGTTTGGCAATCGCGACGGAGAAAGCGCGCGAGCTCGGGGTCACGGCAGACAGGGTTCTGATTGCCAAAGGTCTCGTTTCCGAAACGCATTTCTATCGCTGCCTCGCGCGCCACCTTCGCGTCGGCTTCGTCGAGGGCGATATCGCCTTGGCTGCCAACGTCAATTATCGGGCGGCGATTCGGGCGGGTGTCACGCCGCTGGCGCGGGGGCACGGGGCAGACCTTCTCGCCGCGCCGCGCGGCCGGGCGATTATTGCGCTGATCGCGGCGGCGCGGCAGACCAATCGGGTCAAGAATCTTGCGATCACCACGCCGACGCATCTTTCGAATCTCGCCCGCGCGGCGGCCCGCGTCGAGATCGCGAATGCCGCCAGCCTTACGCTTCAAACGTTGGACGCCAGCCTCTGTGCCCGGGATGGCATGACCAAGCCGCAGCTTCTTGCCCTGACCGCGGCGGCCTGTCTCGCCGCTTTCTTCGCGCCGCTTGCACCGGTCGAGACGGCGACGATCTGCACGGCGCTGGCGAGCTTCGTATTTCTCGCGATCCTCTGGTTGCGCCTGTCGATCTGTGCCGCCAGCCTTGCGGCGGCAGCGCCTCAAGCCTCACCTTTGGCGGATGCCGATCTGCCGCTTTATTCGCTCGTCGTCGCGCTCCATCGCGAAGCGCGGATCGTGCCGCAATTGCTCGCGGCGATCGAGGCGCTGGCTTATCCGCGCACCAAGCTCGACGTGAAGTTCGTCCTTGAAGATGGCGACGACGCAACCCTTGCGGCGTTGCGCCGCGCTCCGCCTTACAGCGAGATCATCATCGTGCCGGCGGGGCTTCCGCGCACCAAGCCGCGCGCGCTCAACGCCGCTCTGCCTCTCGTTCGCGGCGAACTGGTCGCGGTCTACGATGCCGAAGATATTCCCGATCCGCAGCAACTTCGCCGCGCGGCGGCGCGCTTTGCCGTGGCGCCGTCCCGGCTCGCCTGCCTTCAGGCGCGGCTGGCGATCGACAATACCGGCGATGGCTGGCTGGCGCACGGTCTTATGGCGCAAACGCCGGAAGGGCGTTCGCATGTCACGCTGGCATAG
- a CDS encoding DUF6471 domain-containing protein — translation MMAFAKTEQEWAERAARHLKAELKRADVTYEELAERLKKQGFSETKASIANKLARATVPAAFFLACLAALELQGVRLEDI, via the coding sequence ATGATGGCGTTTGCCAAGACGGAACAGGAATGGGCTGAGAGGGCGGCTAGGCACCTGAAAGCCGAGCTGAAACGAGCGGACGTAACCTATGAGGAGCTAGCCGAAAGGCTAAAGAAGCAGGGATTCAGCGAGACGAAAGCAAGCATCGCGAACAAGCTTGCACGTGCAACCGTTCCGGCGGCTTTCTTTCTGGCTTGCCTTGCTGCGCTAGAGCTACAGGGCGTAAGATTGGAGGATATTTAA
- a CDS encoding IS1595 family transposase, whose translation MSQHFLLSKAAKTLSLAQVLRLSDAEAEAMFSQVRWPATNGKPVCSHCGGLEPYDCRRPNGAPRFECRACGKDFSITSGTLFASHKLPLRTYLGAIAIFCNEVKGKSALALSRDLGLSYKTAFVLLHKLREAMASEMKGRVVGGEGKVAEIDGGYFGGYVKPANLRENRKDRRFTNNQSGKRKVVVIVRERGGNSVPAVFRSEGQALNFIRARVAKGTVINADEGNGWNDLHGQYEMKRINHQEAYSLNGACTNWAEEYFSRLRRAEIGHHHNIAGVYLLRYAQEASWREDHRRMANGDQVQRLAGLALRNKPSVDFSGYWQRSINRL comes from the coding sequence ATGAGCCAGCACTTCCTCCTCTCGAAAGCCGCAAAGACCCTGAGCCTCGCTCAGGTGCTTCGCCTTTCGGATGCGGAAGCCGAGGCGATGTTCTCGCAAGTCCGTTGGCCGGCGACGAATGGCAAGCCGGTCTGCTCGCATTGCGGGGGCTTAGAGCCTTACGATTGCCGCCGTCCGAACGGTGCGCCACGCTTCGAGTGCCGCGCGTGCGGCAAGGATTTCAGCATCACCAGCGGGACGCTGTTCGCCTCTCACAAGCTTCCGCTGCGCACCTATCTCGGGGCTATCGCGATCTTCTGCAATGAAGTGAAAGGCAAGTCTGCGCTCGCCCTGTCCCGCGATCTTGGCCTTTCCTACAAAACCGCCTTTGTCCTGCTGCACAAGCTTCGCGAAGCAATGGCTTCGGAAATGAAAGGCCGCGTCGTCGGCGGCGAAGGCAAGGTTGCGGAGATCGACGGCGGCTATTTCGGCGGCTACGTAAAACCTGCCAATCTCAGAGAGAACCGCAAAGATCGGCGCTTCACTAATAACCAATCCGGCAAGCGCAAGGTTGTCGTGATCGTCCGCGAGCGCGGCGGCAACTCAGTCCCGGCGGTTTTCCGGTCCGAAGGCCAAGCCCTGAATTTCATTCGCGCGCGTGTCGCGAAAGGCACCGTCATCAACGCCGACGAAGGCAATGGCTGGAATGACCTTCACGGCCAATACGAAATGAAGCGCATCAATCATCAAGAGGCGTACAGCCTCAATGGCGCTTGCACGAATTGGGCGGAGGAATATTTCAGCCGTCTCCGCCGTGCCGAGATCGGCCATCACCACAATATCGCTGGCGTCTATCTCCTGCGCTACGCGCAAGAGGCGTCATGGCGCGAGGATCATCGCCGCATGGCGAATGGCGATCAGGTGCAGCGGCTGGCGGGTCTGGCGCTGCGCAATAAGCCGAGCGTCGATTTCAGCGGATATTGGCAACGGTCTATTAACCGTTTATAA
- a CDS encoding glycosyltransferase family 2 protein — translation MSSGVCAIRPLAQLFAIEYAGLFDVLNVGLSALRLPLPLGGTSNHFRSEALRRIGGWDAWNVTEDADIGLRLARFGYDIETLDSTTCEEAPFTLAAFFNQRRRWCKGWYQTLIVLLRNPRRLLRELGPVRHAAIALTLGANILGSLAAPLCGLCLALDVALGAAALPANGWQDGLAGVCTMVIVAGVPALLWPTLLGMQRRRLLRLWPVLALLPFYWLLICAAAWAAVFDLVRRPFHWHKTEHGLAHRRKSDGAQGVSSRRLVV, via the coding sequence ATGTCTTCCGGCGTTTGCGCCATAAGACCGCTGGCGCAGCTTTTCGCCATCGAATATGCCGGCCTCTTCGATGTGTTGAACGTGGGGCTCTCGGCTTTGCGTCTGCCGCTTCCCCTGGGCGGTACCTCGAATCATTTTCGATCCGAGGCGCTGCGCCGGATCGGCGGCTGGGATGCCTGGAATGTCACGGAGGACGCCGACATCGGCCTGCGGCTCGCCCGCTTCGGCTATGACATCGAGACATTGGACTCGACGACCTGCGAAGAGGCGCCTTTCACACTCGCCGCCTTTTTCAATCAGCGGCGGCGCTGGTGCAAAGGCTGGTACCAGACGCTGATCGTCTTGTTGCGGAACCCGCGCCGGCTGCTGCGGGAATTGGGGCCTGTGCGTCATGCCGCGATCGCGCTGACGCTCGGCGCGAACATTCTGGGCTCGCTCGCCGCGCCGCTTTGCGGCCTCTGCCTCGCTCTCGACGTCGCTCTCGGCGCCGCGGCCCTGCCTGCCAATGGCTGGCAGGATGGGCTGGCGGGGGTCTGTACGATGGTGATCGTGGCTGGCGTTCCGGCGCTGCTCTGGCCGACGCTTCTGGGGATGCAGCGCCGCCGTCTCCTGCGGCTGTGGCCGGTCCTGGCGCTTTTGCCGTTCTACTGGTTGCTCATTTGCGCCGCCGCCTGGGCAGCCGTCTTCGATCTCGTCCGGCGGCCCTTCCATTGGCACAAAACCGAGCACGGGCTGGCGCACCGGCGCAAAAGCGACGGCGCGCAGGGCGTGTCGTCTAGAAGGCTTGTCGTCTAG